From Trichoderma atroviride chromosome 1, complete sequence, one genomic window encodes:
- a CDS encoding uncharacterized protein (EggNog:ENOG41), translating into MDFKFEEEEEVNIFDFEDGMDPKRNAFEKDPVRKAWYDKVAGGPWTVTVDIHPADELSGTKSPRMNYEMCIEGIYRSWFVVTDPKTPIFVELPQLRDSYLIPWKDHLGLMDRYQDSNGHQLARRAEKALKECSMMQEFNFWSIAFNGNVCMIVGRLPDDKEEGGWSKEPGVWSRSEFKKIFGSDADKMFNAIREEMGHPWIESKRRKRVADVESFKMKLRNRGGNSRSGFEAGDRSTSYVR; encoded by the coding sequence ATGGATTTTAAatttgaagaggaggaggaggtgaACATTTTTGATTTCGAAGACGGAATGGATCCTAAAAGGAATGCCTTTGAAAAGGACCCAGTACGGAAAGCTTGGTATGATAAAGTCGCTGGTGGGCCTTGGACAGTCACAGTTGATATTCATCCGGCAGACGAATTGAGCGGAACCAAATCGCCACGAATGAACTATGAAATGTGTATTGAAGGTATCTATAGGAGTTGGTTTGTCGTAACCGATCCAAAGACTCCAATTTTTGTCGAactgccgcagctgcggGATTCATACCTGATTCCGTGGAAGGACCACTTGGGCCTGATGGATCGTTATCAGGATTCGAACGGCCATCAATTGGCTAGGCGCGCAGAAAAAGCACTTAAAGAATGCTCAATGATGCAGGAGTTCAATTTCTGGTCAATTGCATTCAATGGTAATGTTTGTATGATTGTTGGGAGATTACCAGATGATAAAGAGGAAGGAGGCTGGTCCAAAGAGCCAGGAGTCTGGTCGCGCTCCGAATTCAAAAAGATATTCGGCAGTGACGCGGATAAAATGTTCAATGCTATACGTGAAGAGATGGGTCATCCCTGGATTGAGtccaagaggaggaagcgTGTTGCCGATGTTGAGAGTTTTAAAATGAAGCTGAGAAACAGGGGGGGCAACAGTAGAAGTGGATTTGAAGCGGGAGATAGAAGCACATCGTATGTAAGATAG
- a CDS encoding uncharacterized protein (EggNog:ENOG41) has protein sequence MDKPPRTTNTQVREWNEAIKDWTDQSTPSDGYPPQHPAFLWKVCWEQLNTIKIPLYSAELFFDKALKIAKDEDVTNSEEFMRRFKELVERDQDRWEDSFETILTCLGRQIFYRDLETRYVPPQEAWKSVHNVCDDRSYWNFLQLLRGVTVGWRSDSTFQSEGSNTLNQQPYYSLAQNLHSYSIDEYHPYNPVKQKLYSCGPYKNDLYNGYNGHDYGCDMPPPGVAMLIGERYQRKRKRVRHDYNGHGFYMLPDGSTYNKYHSVELDFDTHSDGEPTQLGERSQSKREKKVGFDGIPDDDNKQRSKRQKLERSTADSSSSEHVQGETAAGTSDDQMSESHTTDPPLSHASSSFTQPIKEERPAKRSKRQRQEVPTADSPSSLTAFSSSENTEERPAKRVRRQMPENDTAGSSLPHASSSHTERVEEERPAKRIKREMPENDNAGSLLPHASSSRTERVEEEILAGRLERQGREFATAGSSLSPIPSPNRSARGGNQETEAPKARACHCRFFAICCPTSY, from the exons ATGGATAAGCCTCCAAGGACTACAAATACCCAGGTTAGAGAATGGAATGAAGCCATTAAAGATTGGACCGACCAAAGCACGCCTTCGGACGGTTATCCTCCACAACATCCAGCGTTTCTTTGGAAAGTTTGTTGGGAGCAGCTGAACACCATCAAAATCCCTCTCTATTCAGCCGAACTCTTTTTTGATAAAGCCTTAAAAATTGctaaagatgaagatgttaCAAACAGTGAAGAATTTATGCGGCGCTTCAAAGAACTCGTCGAGCGGGACCAGGATCGGTGGGAAGACTCATTTGAGACAATTTTAACTTGTCTGGGTCGCCAAATTTTTTACCGTGACCTGGAAACCCGTTATGTGCCTCCTCAAGAGGCATGGAAATCGGTTCATAACGTTTGTGACGATCGTTCTTATTGGAACTTCTTGCAGCTTTTAAGAGGCGTCACGGTTGGCTGGCGATCGGATTCAACATTTCAAAGCGAGGGCTCTAATACATTAAATCAACAGCCTTACTATTCACTCGCGCAAAACCTTCACAGCTATAGTATAGACGAGTACCACCCATACAATCCAGTCAAGCAAAAGCTTTACAGCTGCGGTCCATACAAGAACGATTTATACAATGGTTATAATGGACATGATTATGGCTGTGATATGCCCCCACCCGGGGTAGCGATGCTAATAGGGGAACGATACCAAAGAAAACG GAAGAGGGTTAGACACGACTACAATGGCCACGGCTTCTACATGTTGCCTGATGGGAGCACATACAACAAATACCACTCCGTCGAGCTTGACTTTGATACACACTCAGACGGGGAACCCACACAACTAGGGGAACGATCTCAAAGCAAACG ggagaagaaggttggCTTCGATGGTATTCCCGATGACGATAACAAACAGAGATCCAAACGTCAGAAGCTTGAGCGTTCTACCGCAGattcctcttcatctgaACACGTTCAAGGAGAAACGGCAGCTGGGACGTCTGATGATCAGATGTCAGAGAGTCATACCACAGATCCTCCATTATCTCAtgcttcgtcttcctttACTCAACccatcaaagaagaaaggccaGCTAAGAGATCCAAGCGCCAAAGGCAAGAGGTTCCTACTGCAgactctccatcttctctcaccgctttttcttcttctgagaACACTGAAGAAAGGCCAGCTAAGAGGGTTAGACGCCAAATGCCAGAGAATGATACCGCAGGATCTTCATTACCTCATGCTTCGTCTTCCCACACCGAACGTGTCGAAGAGGAAAGGCCAGCCAAGAGGATTAAACGCGAAATGCCAGAGAATGATAATGCAGGTTCTTTATTGCCTcatgcttcatcttctcgtACTGAACGCGTTGAAGAGGAAATTTTAGCTGGGAGACTTGAGCGCCAAGGACGAGAATTTGCCACTGCAGGTTCTTCGCTATCTCCTATCCCATCTCCTAATAGGAGCGCTCGGGGGGGCAACCAAGAGACTGAGGCGCCAAAAGCGAGAGCCTGCCACTGCAGATTCTTCGCCATCTGCTGTCCCACCTCCTACTAG
- a CDS encoding uncharacterized protein (EggNog:ENOG41): MQPDTSPNNMMESQSDFSSQETIIEPHIIRRIQSWMRETTSLTNLLQSIPPSDKTAVEKWLQEQKENGNTALVTLLQSILSSAETKIGLNFHLEAQHPKQSNKQISKAPKTSNSSGRKDVKAYLVTDVDKPLDKEGLAEASCKMPEVRLVIKSPYIRNKDLETLAGSIRYPSRAP, encoded by the coding sequence ATGCAACCTGATACATCGCCTAACAACATGATGGAAAGCCAGTCTGACTTCTCTAGTCAGGAAACGATAATTGAGCCGCATATTATACGCCGGATTCAAAGTTGGATGCGGGAAACTACTTCTCTCACCAACTTGTTACAGAGCATTCCGCCTTCTGACAAAACAGCTGTTGAAAAATGGCTGCAGGAGCAGAAAGAAAATGGGAACACAGCTTTGGTTACTCTATTGCAATctattctttcttctgctgAAACAAAGATTGGCTTAAACTTTCATCTAGAGGCCCAGCACCCTAAACAGTCGAATAAGCAAATATCCAAAGCTCCTAAAACAAGCAACTCCTCCGGTCGGAAAGACGTCAAAGCCTACCTTGTCACAGATGTGGACAAACCGTTGGACAAAGAAGGCCTTGCTGAAGCGTCATGCAAAATGCCAGAAGTTCGACTGGTCATCAAGTCTCCCTATATCCGCAACAAAGATCTCGAAACTCTGGCTGGAAGTATTCGGTATCCTTCGCGAGCGCCTTAG
- a CDS encoding uncharacterized protein (EggNog:ENOG41) codes for MSSLAALADEKDFLSDVPQEIRSDLEWLLDLPDDPFKDSHDIFALYDGTDFEEAHPTGGKTEYYREMVWSKWLIYCEKLKINSETVFIDLSLDQDSAKNTCFAFLHSYVVNSKVRRPCLGPEEWRLVQTVTCVVTVEDVWQALVQNANRRILRPKTKKGGQDSRSWELKFASRYGSGGVGPAYDVARRIPKLASSLGLSLKQLVTKRQMTTEDVRLFLDTLWTRAEDIPCQPSVRNAVHCVIMLGAFGGWRPGSLMNIRYQDVEFGWFSHPRHPNKVWPVVTINIHHVKQRTNQVERTQRSMLICQTPL; via the exons ATgtcttctcttgctgcaCTTGCTGATGAGAAAGATTTCCTTTCTGATGTGCCTCAAGAGATAAGAAGCGATCTAGAATGGTTACTAGACTTACCAGATGACCCTTTTAAAGACAGCCATGATATTTTCGCACTTTATGACGGTACAGATTTCGAGGAAGCACATCCCACAGGGGGTAAAACAGAGTATTATCGCGAAATGGTTTGGAGCAAGTGGCTGAT TTACTGCgagaaattaaaaattaacAGTGAGACGGTCTTCATAGACTTAAGTCTGGATCAAGACTCCGCGAAAAATACTTGTTTCGCTTTCTTACATAGCTATGTGGTAAACTCAAAAGTTCGACGACCCTGCTTAGGACCGGAAGAGTGGCGCCTAGTCCAAACAGTAACCTGTGTTGTGACTGTGGAAGACGTTTGGCAAGCCCTTGTGCAAAATGCAAACAGAAGAATTCTCCGACCTAAAACAAAGAAAGGAGGCCAAGATTCGCGCTCCTGGGAACTGAAGTTTGCCAGTCGTTATGGCAGCGGGGGTGTCGGCCCTGCTTATGATGTCGCAAGA CGAATACCAAAACTTGCGTCGTCACTCGGGTTATCTCTCAAACAGCTTGTTACTAAGAGACAAATGACAACAGAGGATGTACGCCTATTTCTTGATACTCTGTGGACGAGAGCTGAAGATATTCCTTGTCAACCAAGTGTACGTAACGCAGTTCACTGTGTAATCATGCTTGGTGCGTTCGGAGGTTGGCGGCCGGGAAGTCTTATGAACATCAGGTATCAAGACGTTGAATTTGGCTGGTTTTCTCATCCAAGACATCCGAATAAAGTATGGCCTGTTGTAACTATTAATATACATCACGTTAAGCAGAGGACGAATCAGGTCGAGAGGACCCAACGATCAATGTTAATATGCCAAACACCTCTTTGA